A region of Antedon mediterranea chromosome 8, ecAntMedi1.1, whole genome shotgun sequence DNA encodes the following proteins:
- the LOC140056785 gene encoding carbohydrate sulfotransferase 11-like produces MKRLTTFRAFTFTVVFLASSTLFCMLILHFKGLEEDVIRRKSVIQPMNVETNKCTITAADLDNFMSKYRIIHELRANHTMQMCKKYEADIPKMTHLPHLLVDEKYKLVYCQIPKAASTTWSRVFLYLKGYVDYPHALALSRRSVNTAWKSKIPQLHKYSPEKQKEILETYTKFMFVRHPFSRLLSAFNDKLKASKNKTTAMQNQVGKRIIHKFRLKSNISETYDIRFEEFFEFVISEMRATDNAHWRAAHRLCFPCEIHYDIIGKLEDVDNDAKYILKKSGAGHVHFPGTSGSYFTNSSHLDKLRKHLSRVSPPHIAAFYNKYRFDFTLFDYEIPTI; encoded by the exons ATGAAGAGACTAACTACTTTCCGAGCATTCACTTTCACTGTAGTGTTCCTGGCTTCCTCAACTTTGTTTTGTATGCTGATACTACATTTCAAAG GTCTAGAGGAGGATGTTATAAGACGAAAATCTGTAATACAGCCCATGAACGTGGAAACGAACAAG TGTACAATAACAGCGGCGGATCTGGATAATTTCATGTCTAAGTACCGAATCATCCACGAACTTCGAGCAAATCATACCATGCAAATGTGTAAAAAATATGAAGCAGATATACCGAAAATGACGCATTTACCACATCTTCTAGTTGATGAAAAGTACAAGTTAGTGTACTGCCAGATACCTAAAGCCGCAAGCACAACTTGGAGTAGAGTATTCCTGTATTTAAAAGGCTATGTGGATTACCCACACGCTCTAGCATTGTCCCGTCGTTCAGTCAACACTGCATGGAAATCCAAGATCCCACAACTACATAAGTATTCTCCAGAGAAACAGAAAGAGATACTAGAAACATACACAAAATTCATGTTTGTACGGCACCCCTTCTCCCGCTTATTATCCGCTTTCAACGATAAATTAAAAGCcagcaaaaacaaaacaacagcTATGCAGAATCAAGTAGGGAAACGAATCATACATAAGTTTCGACTTAAGTCTAACATCAGCGAAACATATGATATTCGATTTGAAGAATTTTTTGAGTTTGTGATTTCAGAGATGCGCGCAACAGACAATGCGCACTGGAGAGCAGCGCACAGGTTATGTTTCCCTTGTGAAATACATTACGACATTATTGGGAAGTTGGAAGACGTTGACAACGAcgcaaaatatattttgaaaaaaagtggcGCTGGTCACGTGCATTTTCCGGGAACCTCCGGTTCGTATTTTACCAACAGTTCTCACCTAGATAAACTTCGAAAGCATTTATCACGTGTGTCACCTCCTCACATTGCAGCGTTTTACAACAAATATAGGTTTGATTTTACCTTATTTGATTATGAAATACCAACAATTTGA